DNA sequence from the Coffea arabica cultivar ET-39 chromosome 11c, Coffea Arabica ET-39 HiFi, whole genome shotgun sequence genome:
GACGGCGAGTAGTCGGAGAAATCAAAATCCGAACAACTCTCGGGGAAAATCTCCGACTGCAACTCAGAGTACGACGACGAGTAGTCTTCCTGCTCGGAAACGCAGCCGTTTTCAAAATCCTCGGAGCAAGTAAAATCGAAGTCGCTTGGAGAAAGCTGCTTTTTACTTTGCGCACCTGATTCTGGCTCAAACTCTTCCTCTCCGCTCTCATATTTCTGCACAGTTTTCTCCGATTCTAAACGAACTGAAACGACATCGTTCGAGATAGTTTCAATCACTTTCACGTCTCTGAGTTTTAAATTTTCACCGGAGAACGACCAAACAGCAGAAATCTCAGATTTATTCCCCGTTTCGGAATCCTCATTAACTCCACTCTTGAGCTCCGAAACGACCTGGTTCTTAGCAAACTTCTCAGATACTTCCTCAtttctcttcagtttcttctcAACAAATTTTCCAGAAACAGCTCCGGAACACGACTCAACACACGAACTCTCCGAAACTTCCACGTCACCATATCCTCCTCTGTCGCTTTCCTCTTTTCCATAAACTCTTCGAAACTCCGGCAGCTGATTAATGCTCAGTACCGAGGCTCTGCTGGAATCGACCTCGCAGGAGAGCTCTTCGGTCGCAAAGTCCGAAGAAGAATGGAGAACTGGAGAGATGTGAAAACGGCGTCGCCGGTGAGGAAGCTTCGACCGGAGCTGCTTTTTCACGGCGACAAAGATCGACTGCTTCTGCTGCAGCTGCGGTTCAGCTTTGCGCTTCATTTTCAGGCAAACTGCAGAGGACGAAACGACGTGGTTTTGGAACTTATTGGAGAAGAAAACTCTGAGCTGGAAAGAGAAGTTCGAACTCGCGTTTTGAGATTTTACTTTTTAGTGTGTGTTGTGCGTGAAAATGCAAAATGGAGAGTGAAGCAGTTAAGAACGTTGGAGCCGGAAATTTGGGTTTAAATAGTGTTGGGTTGGTGGTGGGGTCCACTGAAGGATCGGATTTCGTGAATTCGTGGGGTCACGTTCATGGCCATGGGAGGGAGAGTTGAGAGAGACTTGAGAGTTCAGAGGAAGTGGCTTGACGGCAGTTTGTAAGTAACGGTGTCGTGTATGAAAGGACGTCGTCGACGTCGAGCGTGGAGTTACCGTGAGGAACCAATGAAGCTTAACGACGGCGTTAAGGCGGTTTCAGCTGACGCGACTTGACGgagatatttttattattttttagaaaagaaaatccACATTTAATTATATATGATTGAATGGCTTTAGAAATCTTGTTTTAGTtcttaaaaattattattagtaTACGAAACAATTTATAATTACTTGAATTTTCCTAAAACCGATTACCAGAGGCAAATTATAGCTAACAAAGGCAGAAGCTATATATTCACATTGAGCCTAACGAAGGAAAGGGATcaaaatttcaatcattaaattttTCTCAAATGGTTCTTTGGATTGCaactttttgataaattttttttttatatttttcgtgaatacatttctcaatcatgattttagtttatttatattaaattattataatgtatttttttataaaaatataaaaaaataacaatctaaaTAAGACAAAAAAATGCATATCGTAGGAGCATAATCCTATCATAAATAAACAATAATGAGTACTTTTTCTTGAAATTAGCTTATTTGTTAAACAGTGAATTAAGTAGTAATAAACTTTACTTTCTTTAATAAAAAGTTTAGATGATCTCGACTCCAATCCCATTGTAGATTGAGATATAGTTCCAGAATCATAAGAAATATATTTTCAAGATCGTATGTTACAATTCATGATACTTTATGGTGAAAAAATGGCTCATTCTTACTATCCGACTACACAAAATATGTTTTTGGCAAAGTTGCCTAATCTTACAGTATTTGAGTTTTCCCAAacttaatatatatacatatatatatatatacacacacacatatatatatatacacacaccaATTTTATGCTAACTGATTTGATACTACCGATGCACATAAAAAGCTATATGGGTAATATAAAAATGTACTAATTATTAAGACATTAAACACAATCTGAAGATAGCATAATTAAGGGTAAGATTAGTTTTTCATATGTTTATTTGTATCATAAATTAAAAGGAAAACTTAATGATTATAGAGTATGAGTATTTCTTAATGGATAATAACTTTAATTGCACTGCACTCATTTAGACAACAAATAAACCTTAAATCACTTAAACCCTCATTAACATGATGTTTAATGAAAACTAAGTGTAATTAAATATACATGTACAATTTtcaatatattttctttttcctgaaAAAGTCCGCATATTTTCACTACTCCATCTATTTTTCTGTCGGCCTAAGCCCAATCCAATAGATCCAACGAACTTTCTCCGTTAAATTGGATGAAATTGGCTTTTGTTCCGTCGTCCACCTCCACCGTCTTCCACCATTGACCGCCCTCTCTCGGCGTCCTCCTCCACCACTACCCACCGGGTCTCTCTCAAGGGAGCATCCTCCTTTAAACCTCAACTCCGTTCAGCTCTGTCCGGCGCCAGAACGGAGGTGATTTAATTGTGAGTCTTCTCTGCTGTGAAACTTATCAATTTTACCTCTTGTTTTAGTAATTAGTAGTAGTTCTTCTGTTTGTGATTCAAGTAATGCTAGATTAATTGAATCAACGAGTTCCCTGCCTAGTACTCATGATGATAATGTATTTTTTTCTGGGTTGTGGTTTATTTTTTCCAataatttgataagaaaaactGTTTCTATTGCAGTAAGAATTTTTAAGTTGAATtatgtaatttttccatttttcctgaGCAAGAAAATGTATTTGTTATTGTAGTTATTCAaggttttgacaaattttagtcATAGATGTTCAGTTTAGCTTCTATTAGCTATGAGGAAcaaaattactatttttttaaccaaaaaacgaagaaatggaaaaaaaaaaaaatgattggcaAGGCTAGAGTGGTGCAATATATGATCTTTTTTTATTAGTGGGTTTTCAATTTGCTAGTTGCGGCAATAACAGAAACTCATATTCGGAGGAGAAAAATTCAAGCTATTGTAGACCCATATTAAGTCCTGTAATTATTACTTTGAGCATGCTTGTTGAAAGTGTTCTTAGATTATTGTTTTTGTGGATTTGTAGGAAGTTGGATTATTTGCTACGCAAGGTAAAAAATAAATGGGAATGTCGTCTGCGAGCACTGCTGGTGATACATTGAAATTATGCGTCTTTGACTTAAGAAGGGGACAAACTGAAGGGCAGGAACTTGATAAGATCTTGTTTTTCTATCCTGCTGATTTGGCCTTTTCGACTCAACTTTCTGTCATAGGCCTCAGTGAAGGACTGATCACATTCACAAGGTGAGTCATCCTCTACTTAGTTTTATATGCATAATCTTAGTGCATTGATATATAGAAAAGGGCAATCTTACTGTTTAGGTTGATCTCTGATAGTACTGCTATTTTCGTGTATAGATTTCGTTAATTAGATCCCACCTATGTATATCGTAGTTACTTCTTGCCAATACATGGCTTGGGTTACCACAGATTTATCAAGGATTACAAGCTACATGCCTCTGGAAACGGGGAGTCTGGTTAAATGTTTGGTCAATGACTGTTATGCATATTCATTTTGATTAAGTGTTGTCTTATATTTTCTAGAATTTAATGCTTGTTTCTTGGGTGAATCATGTCCTTTGAACTGAGAGACTCAATCAGCAATTTTGTGGAAAAAGAATTGTGTGCAGTTACTGATGGCATAAATTCTTGATGTCTGAATAAGTGTTTTAATCATTCCAATAAGGGAAATGATGATGGCAGTTTTATTCCAGCTTCGCTATTAACTTGAAAGTGAGATAGGCAAACTATTATATACACCTTTAAGGTCTAAAAAGTGGACTTTTATGttcattggtagttgattgttaTGGAGAATATGTGCTTTGTTGCTTTTAACTTTTAGTTTTTTCTCCTGGAGAAgaagaataaagaaaaaggaaaaagacaaagcaaagaaagaaacccAAGTAGTTGATGGTTGTTTTTGTTGCTGTTTACAAGCACACGTCTGTTGATTCTTTCTGCTTGTTTTGTATCTATATCTTACCTACTATGTTATTAATGGCAAATGAATTATCTTCTGCAGGATATTCTCTCCGGAGGCTGCTTGTGAGGTCATTGAAGCAGAGATGCACTCTCATGTTTTTTATGAGGCTGAACCAGATATCTGGATGATTATGGTGGGGCTTCTATCTCTTTGATAATAGGTGTAACGTAGCTTAGGACAACTGCCTTACATAGTTTTGTTaagtaattcttaaagtaaGGTAGTTGCAAAAAGCTGTTCCCAAATAAGTAGACTTGCAGCTGGAATATGTATACCATGCTCTTAATCACTTTTAACTCCTTGAATCCAAATATCATTGCTGCCCCACATAACAAGTTGTACATCCTCAAACTACTACTACAACAATTGTGTGTTAACCCTTTCCAAAATTAAATTGCAAAATAGTATATAAATTCTGAGTGGGAGTTGATTGTATTTGTTCATTGACTGTGTAATGTGGATCTTCTGCTGCTAGATATCTCACTTTTATGGATATAACTTACACAAGGACAAAAAGGATACTGGGGAATCGCTTTGTCCTCTATTGCTCCGAAATACTAGCGTACAAAATCAAACTTTCTTGAGAAGCATGGAAACAGACATGCAAACTCACTGATAGATATAAATTCACATAGGCATGTCCTCTCTAACAATAGTGGAAGTTTTGATAGCATAATTTGCTAGTTGTGTTAGAAAAAGTGTCCGGATCAATTCCACTACTTTCCTCAGCATGATATCTAACTAGTGACTTATATTGCCTATTTGGTGAAACCATCCATAAATAGAGCTTATTTTGCAAATTAAAGGCTGTGCCCCTTCTCTTGCTTCAACTTAAAAGAGGAggcggctttttttttttttcattggggggggggggaaggttTGGGCGCAGAAGCCATTGGGGATAGTATAGTAGTTTTTTAAGTGTACGAACTGGGGTTTTACTAGGCCACAAAGTGAAGTGTTCAGGTTATCAAAATTATTTCAGTGGGATGCATTATATTTTAGCAAACTGGTAGGAGTTTTTCTTCAGTAATTTCTATTTTGATTAAAGATCCTGTATCCGGGGGTAGATTGATATTTATAAGAGAAATCTATTTTAACAAAGTACTgaagaatgaattttttttatgtgaGTCCATCAAGTGGTTATCAAAATCACATGCTTGAATTTGGTAGTTGAGGAAAACATATGATATTTCATTATGGCAATGCAGATGAATTCTTTGTTTATCCTCTTCGCTGTATTTATGGCATGTGGGTTACCATATTTTAGGTAGTGGAGAAAAGTAAAGAATTAGAAGCTATATGGCGAATTGATGCATTACGAGCAGTCCTTAAGGAAGTGCACTCTCTTTTTGTGATGTTTCACGGATCTATAAGAGCCCTGCTTGATAAAGAACCTGCTGGGGGACTTATTCGAACTCATCTGTATTACTTCATCATGGACTATTTGAGTGGTGAGGTGTCTTTTTATGCTATCTGAATTTTCCTGCAATTTCATTCTTATTCAATGTTTTGTAGTTTTAAATATATCACTATAAGTTACTAATTGTCAGCATTTGAAAAGCGGTCTCCATTCGACTGTTGCTGTTGGGGTAATGAGCAGTTGCTGTGTCAAATGATTTCCATTTGATTTGTGCAATAAGAGCAATCTGGAGTTGCTGTTTGCCTCACACTACTCATACATTTTCTCTTTGAGGCAGATTTTCTTGCTGTAAAGAAACTTCAGTTGCCGAACTTCCGTGAATCTCTAACAGAGCGTGGAACTGTACAGATGTTGACCGTAGGACGAGAGGCTGCACTCGAAGTTCAGGTTTGTGTTTCAGTAATTTGTTGCATATCCTCTTAGAGACTAGATGCCATGTTTTTCAAACACTGAATGAAATGGACATAAGATTTAGATTTTGGTGATTACAGCTTGATTGTTCTGCATTTTATATCATTCGCGAAACTATCATTATGCTGCATGAGGTTGGTGATGATATATACCCAATGCTTCttgctatttcttttttgattaGTTTCTTGAATGAAGGTTAGTGGAATATTGAGAAGTCTATGTCTTCTTTCCTATAGACATTTATTGCTTTCACTTTTGCATGAGAAACTTGTTCATGTGATTTAGACTGAAGTGACATGTAAGATATGAGCATTATGTACCTTTTGATGGTCTCAACTTAAACTGAGAAATTTTGTAAATAAAGCTTTATCCCATGAGGTATATAACAATTACAAGGACTTCCTCGTTTGCTTctgaaattcaacttttcttCCCTCCTGTTTTATACGAATTAGATAAACCTACAAAAAATGCTGGCGGTTAGCATCTGAAGAAAGTTTCTCGGCTTTTAAAAATACTCCCAGTATGAATTCTGCATAGAAATGAGATCATTTTAACAGACATACATGGCCTAAATAGTTTTAATTGACTATCTTTTGATAGAAAAGCTTGACAGATGAGGTGAATTTTAGAAACGAGTTGTGGCAACCCTTGAGTGCCTCaagtatttggcatatatgcATTGTTTTGTGAATTCCACAGTATCTTCTGTACCATTTCATAAAGCTTAATAAgaatatcaaatcaaatcatTAGCAGTAAGAACACAAGTCATTCCTCATTGAGTTCCGTATGAAATTAAAACAATCAGAAAATAGCTGTTGGTTTTCGTCTTGCCTATTTCCAGTTAAATGTTCATGGAATCTGTTGTGATCATGTTGTGCATTAATGCTGTGCACTAACTTGATTCTGGTGGGTTGATGATAGAATGTGGTTCAGGAAAATGCCAATTGTTGACTTATTGCTGGAATAATCCTGCTTATCCAATGGGCAATAGCATGATAGAGGACAACTCCTTTTTTCTCCACCCTTAAAATGTAACACTCATATGCCTATTTAATGAAATTTATACTCATGATTAAGGAACTGTGTCTGAAAGTTGTACCTTTATTGACTACCCTCTGCCACCAATTTCTTTAATATGATTATGAAGGTGGCTTCTTCAACTGTTTCCTATCATACTCTCtagtttatttgatttcatttttaACATTATTGAGAGTGAAATATTTGCTAGTTTTCCCTGTATGTTTGTCTTGATCATATTTTTTATGTCAAGTTATTGTAGTGtcaaaatatgaatttttacTGATTAAACCAGAGACAGATTACTTGTTGAAAAAGGCTTACCCTTCCATTTTGCAGTCACTTGTCAAGGCATTAGAATCAAGTGCAGGAAGTATGCAGTGTCACTCATTGATCATGTACCAGGACTTGTTAGTATCCTCTACTCTTTCTCCGGTATGATGTACTTGTCAGTTTTTctgctctcactctctctctctcactctcactctcactctctctctcactcccactctctctctctcacacacacacagaaaTGCACGCACATCCTTCTCTATCTAACAagtaaaaaatagagaaaaggaTTTTGTGTTTCTTGTTTTCCTCGAAAGGGTTAGCCAATACAATTATAGGAAGACAATCTGGTGATCAATTTTAACTGGCCTTAATATGACTGATTTAGTTTTTCAGGATGACACTGTAAATCTATTTACATATGCTGTCCTAAGGCTGTCGCCACGTGCTTTATCTTCTGGAGTAAGTTCCTGGTCCTATCTGAGAAAAGGAAATATTGCCCCTGGTGTTTCTTCTGGGCCCATGTTATCAAATTCTGGTTCTGCACTGGATCATTCTAATGTTTCATCTGAAACTTCACGTGTGGGGGATCGCCAATATAATGCACTGAGGCCCTTAAAGCATGATAAGTGGTCCAGGGGCAAGGATGGTTTTCTTGTTGCTGATGTTTGGGGTGCTGAAGTTGATAGCTCTGCTTGTAGCAGCCCAACCATATTGCTTCATCAAACAACGGAGAGGATGTATCTCTGTGCTTACCAGTATAGGAGCCTCACCTTAATATTTCTCATTCCTGTCACGTCTATAGTTAGCGAGGAGCAAGGAATATCTTTGATGAAGCAGCAAATCATTGAGAATGTGAGTTAGTAATCTCTAATTGACATCTTCTGTTTCTTTTATTGACATTGGAATCTGACTTGtgtttttaacttttttgaCATCTGAAATTATATGATGCATTTTTGTCTGCGATATGGACTTTGATCGTACGTAAAGTTGTAGTGACTTTAAATGATGTTTCTCTGTACTCCCCTGTTCTTTGGAGCATTTATCATCTTTTTGTCTCTTTGGTCTCCACTAACAAGATGAGATTAAATGGATTAGATGGGCACCTAAGTGACCTCAGTGAGGTAAAATGCTACTGAAATAAGCATTTGCATCTTTTCATCTCTGTTGAATAATAGGAGCTTGTCTGGAAGGAGATGATAATTCATACTTGGACTTCTGTTTGTGGTTTAGAAAGTTATGATGAATTTGCATAGAGCAAAAATATGGTTACCACATCCTTGTCagattaatttttctaaagctttGGTGCTTCAGTTGATGTGTCTTCGTTTTAAAATGGATGTTAATATCTCTGATAGTGAATGAAGAGATGATAGAGAACAGCCCCTCTGGAAGTCCATGCTCCCCTACACATGGGCTGGGGTGAATGATTCAAgttttggtttgtttttctttgtggTTTATAACCAAAAGAGTAAATTAAACTTCTTCTCCTCGAATGTGTCGGGTGTAATTTTGCAAATATTGCAGGCGTCACTTAAGATCATCAAAGTTGAAGAGAAATTATCAAGAGGATGGGGTGGCGAGAATGCGTACCATGTGAGTGGGTACCGATACTTGCTAGTTGATGGTAACAGATGCATATCCAGAGCTACTCCACCTGGAAAAGTAACAACCCTGGCAAAGGTTAGATCCTTCAATCAATTAAAAGCAACTCTAGTCACTTTATGCTGTCTATGGGTTCTGCATCTAatactgaattttctaggcacTATTCTGTCAGGCATTTTTTTATTAACGAACAATTGATTGTCTATGTCCTTCAGGTGGCTAATGCCATCACAATACAATTTGCTGTGACATATTTTAGTGGTGTTTCGACAGCTTCATATTTGTACTTTATACTTTGCATTCTTAATTATGAAATTCGAGATGCCCTTCAGTCTTATATGATAATGTTGTTGACAGGAATCATTAATTGCTTTGAGTAAGGTTCGAGAAGAGGTTGACTTAGAAAAGAGCAGGTTGAAATGTGATGGTGCAGGTCGTGAGAAAGATATGGAAGTATGCATGAGGGCAAAAAATAATGCCTGGGTGATTGCTAAACTTACAAGAGGGAAGGAGCTTTATATGGTCCTTGAAAAAGTCAGTGAGACAATTCTGTGTGCCACAGATGCTGTTGAGAAGTTCAGTGACAGGTAAGTGCTTACTTTGACATCCAAATGTGTTGACTTTAACTTAGATGAATTCTGTTGCATatggagttaaaaaaaaaaagagaaaaagaaagaaaagaagcatTGTGGTCACTTGAATCTCATTCATGATAGGTAACTATTTGCTTGCCTGTTATGAAAACTATAAGTTTTTTCCATTTGAATCTGAATCTGTGGCTAGTTTAAGAGGactgaaaaaataatttgaatttttttttttctgaatctAGATTTGCAAATGAGTTTCCTGGAATTGAAGCAGATTGATAATCAATATTATATCTTGTCATAAATAGTGTCTCAGATGGAAACTTCTCCGCAAATGTACTGCTTAATTTTGAAGCTTTTAATATCTAAGGTTGAAAGAATTTCTTAGGAGGTCTATATGTAATTTACCTCACAATTCATGATATTACATGTTTTTGAATAGTTCTTGACATTGAAATTAAACAAGTGGCCACATTTCCTTTTAAtgatccaagaaggtgaaaaTGGACAAGGTTGATGTAAAGTGAAATAATTGTTTCTAGAATGGGAGTGTTGGGCTGTATAGAGTTGGAAATGCAGTAGAGACAGCTTTTTGTGATGTCGGAAATGAACTGTGTTTCTCGAGGTTGTTTAGCTGCTCTGCAACTGTGTCGACCAAGATAGTCTTAGTTCTGTACAACTGTAAAAGGAATTTTCATGCTACAAGAAGATCTGCAACAATGCTGGATTTCAAGTCAAACACTAGAACTCTGCAGTCTCATCTGCTAGTGAATTGATAATGTTTATAATTGCGAAATTCATGTTTTCAAATCAAACACTAAAACTCTGCAGTGTCATCTTCCAGAAAATTGATAACGTTtatacctacaaaatttcatgtttctaGACATTCATCAGACACGTTTAGAGCAATTATGAGCATGCAAGATGTAGTTTAGTTGAACCCGAAAATAATACCTGCTTATCTGATGGTGGAATTTGCATGATACAATATGGCAAAGTTATCTTTTGGTTTTTTTGTTTACCAATTATAAAGAAGGAAAGCATGTTTCAGTTGAAGGGTtttcaattcatgaattggAGGTAACATGTGTTGGCTAGCAAGGAAAAAGGTGGTAACTTGGACCCTTAAAGACTTACTTCAACTTTTTTGCTTCATATTTGCTACATAATTCTGCTTATCACATGAGATGTGAGttgtaaaatataaaagaacattagaaaaattaaatgcagttattttcttatttctgtGGCAGATTTCAGTCTGAAATTGTCGGTACTTGTTGTAAGACGATCTGTTTATTGTTTCACATTAATGTCAATGGTTTGACTCCTTGTTTTATGTTCTGTATAAAGTTTGTGTTCATTTGTCATCAGTCGTTTTGTTTGTTTCGTCCCCCATTCCTCCATCTTGACATCTGCAAGGTAACAACTTGTGGTGTACCAAGTACATGTTGCTTGTAGAATTAAGTTTACGATGAAGAATATTCAAAGCTGTCTTGGTATGTAATCTAGCAGGTACTGCAATGGAGTTTTTTCTTTGGATTAGGGCGATGCATTTGCTAGACGAAGATCATACTTTTGTCCAAAGGTTCGCCCAGCTCTATTTCTGTTGTATCAGAAGATTTCTTCTGCAGTAGACTTTTGTAGAAAGGCTTATAGATATATGTATTAGTTTTGTCATTTATGTAGTTATATGTACATAGTGTTTTCCTCTTTTGCCTGATGGCTGCAGTTCTGCGCATTCCCGCAGCAGCTATGTTCCATTGTCTACAGATCATTTTTTGGTTATTAGATGTAAAAGGACTTTGAATTGCTGTATGATGCTATTTTCTGCAAAGGAAAAACGtgttatttgatttcaccatcCAAAGGGACGTGACTTAGTCGAAGTTGCAGATGACTTGGGAGTTAAATCATGACTTGGATCTCTAATCATTATTAACATCTTTGGGGCGAGATGGATAATGCTTGTACCCACTTGGCTCATACCATGAGTTACCAAGTTTGACTTGAGCCTTGAGAGAACTCTTGACCAACTTATCAAAATTAGATAATCAAACGGTTACTATATATATTATTACCAGAGGACAGCctaaaatttgcaatttttttcaGTTCTAGCAACTCCCCATGCTGGTCTTATGTAATAACATGTCCAAAGCAACTTATAGTGTTCTGCTTGCTAAATGACGTGAAATTCTATTTGGCCATTGGTAACTTCTTTCTCTTGCATATTCGACATCAAAGACCTAAAATCCCGAAAGACCCATCTGTCTCAAACTTTGGTACAATTTCTGTGCAATGAGATTCTTTTCCGACGGCTATGAAATTGGTTATTgccctttttcgaaattttctGTTTGAAAAGTTTGGTTCAATGACATGTAGTTGTGTATCAATCAGAGGTGGCAGTATGTATAAATGgttcataattggttttgatttaatggatggtggatgaaatttatccaatccatttagattcatttaaatggatctaaattgattgatctaaatggattaaataaaaatcaattatccatttataatttattttaatattttggttacttttttttttgttttaccatTTCTTGTAATATGAAGATATTTTTTTTATGTACTTGTAAATTTTAGATGCATTTGGATGAGAAAGAGGACAAAATACTTaggtgcatttttttttatatataaaaaaacccCAGACTCGTAATGATAATGATAGCTTTCTATACCAATCAAAtatatgtgcatatatatatatatatatatatatatatatatatatatatatatatatatattctttatTACTCATCCGATATTACACTTTTCATTCCATAAAGTAAGTATACATCAGTTTTTTGGGAATTTATAAACTTTGTCACATTTTTAATGTTATATTTCTTTACACTACATAATAGAGTTACACATGTTACTTTATTTTACGTTAACGATGGCCACAGATCATGTAAGAATAgttggttgatgatgtcttctgaCTAATATTAAGTCAACAGACACCAGctcacaaaattcattttcacaGAAAAATTCTAATGGCTGAGTTTGTTCCTGAGAAACCAACTCATGAAATTCTTTTTCACAAATGACCACATGGATTCTCAAATCCTGCAGAGATTATAAAGGTAAAAGCTACTAGGTGTATATATACAAGCACAAATAGACAAAAGTCTAAAATTTGTCCATGAAAATAAGAAGCCATTCACTTATTATACAATCAGGTATGAAGTATGTAGGTGCCTCAACTTTGATTGATGAATTAAAATTGGGGATTTTTGGGAACGAATGAAAGCTAGGTTTCAATTTGAAAAAAGGAAGGCAAAATTGATCGGAAAATAGAAATGGAGAGACGGGAGAGTGTGACCGTGCGGGCTTGGTAGCAAAACTACCGGGGAGTGAAGAGGCAAATTTGAATAccaaatttcaatttaaatttaaataccaAATTTGTATGTATGGTATATATTTAGATTCACAAGTGTATACACTTATGGTGCATGAAAtgatttatatataaaataaaaaacctaCTATTCCAAGACAATGGAATGACCTTTTTAtgttacattttttatttttttcttttttgttcaaCAAATGTCATGTGAATGTGATGGAATTGACAGAGTGATCCATCAATTTTATCTCCAAAATTTGTTACTGGAttattggatggtttgattcaTATTGAAAGTTGGGCTCAGGGATTTaacaatttcaatttttaaatatcaGGAACGaatttgtttcattttaaaagtgagggatgaaaacaatatttttgtgaaatgtgagggatgaaaa
Encoded proteins:
- the LOC113716967 gene encoding vacuolar fusion protein CCZ1 homolog B-like isoform X1; this encodes MGMSSASTAGDTLKLCVFDLRRGQTEGQELDKILFFYPADLAFSTQLSVIGLSEGLITFTRIFSPEAACEVIEAEMHSHVFYEAEPDIWMIMVVEKSKELEAIWRIDALRAVLKEVHSLFVMFHGSIRALLDKEPAGGLIRTHLYYFIMDYLSAFEKRSPFDCCCWDFLAVKKLQLPNFRESLTERGTVQMLTVGREAALEVQSLVKALESSAGSMQCHSLIMYQDLLVSSTLSPDDTVNLFTYAVLRLSPRALSSGVSSWSYLRKGNIAPGVSSGPMLSNSGSALDHSNVSSETSRVGDRQYNALRPLKHDKWSRGKDGFLVADVWGAEVDSSACSSPTILLHQTTERMYLCAYQYRSLTLIFLIPVTSIVSEEQGISLMKQQIIENASLKIIKVEEKLSRGWGGENAYHVSGYRYLLVDGNRCISRATPPGKVTTLAKESLIALSKVREEVDLEKSRLKCDGAGREKDMEVCMRAKNNAWVIAKLTRGKELYMVLEKVSETILCATDAVEKFSDSRYCNGVFSLD
- the LOC113716967 gene encoding vacuolar fusion protein CCZ1 homolog B-like isoform X4 — protein: MGMSSASTAGDTLKLCVFDLRRGQTEGQELDKILFFYPADLAFSTQLSVIGLSEGLITFTRIFSPEAACEVIEAEMHSHVFYEAEPDIWMIMVVEKSKELEAIWRIDALRAVLKEVHSLFVMFHGSIRALLDKEPAGGLIRTHLYYFIMDYLSDFLAVKKLQLPNFRESLTERGTVQMLTVGREAALEVQSLVKALESSAGSMQCHSLIMYQDLLVSSTLSPDDTVNLFTYAVLRLSPRALSSGVSSWSYLRKGNIAPGVSSGPMLSNSGSALDHSNVSSETSRVGDRQYNALRPLKHDKWSRGKDGFLVADVWGAEVDSSACSSPTILLHQTTERMYLCAYQYRSLTLIFLIPVTSIVSEEQGISLMKQQIIENASLKIIKVEEKLSRGWGGENAYHVSGYRYLLVDGNRCISRATPPGKVTTLAKESLIALSKVREEVDLEKSRLKCDGAGREKDMEVCMRAKNNAWVIAKLTRGKELYMVLEKVSETILCATDAVEKFSDRYCNGVFSLD
- the LOC113716967 gene encoding vacuolar fusion protein CCZ1 homolog B-like isoform X3 produces the protein MGMSSASTAGDTLKLCVFDLRRGQTEGQELDKILFFYPADLAFSTQLSVIGLSEGLITFTRIFSPEAACEVIEAEMHSHVFYEAEPDIWMIMVVEKSKELEAIWRIDALRAVLKEVHSLFVMFHGSIRALLDKEPAGGLIRTHLYYFIMDYLSDFLAVKKLQLPNFRESLTERGTVQMLTVGREAALEVQSLVKALESSAGSMQCHSLIMYQDLLVSSTLSPDDTVNLFTYAVLRLSPRALSSGVSSWSYLRKGNIAPGVSSGPMLSNSGSALDHSNVSSETSRVGDRQYNALRPLKHDKWSRGKDGFLVADVWGAEVDSSACSSPTILLHQTTERMYLCAYQYRSLTLIFLIPVTSIVSEEQGISLMKQQIIENASLKIIKVEEKLSRGWGGENAYHVSGYRYLLVDGNRCISRATPPGKVTTLAKESLIALSKVREEVDLEKSRLKCDGAGREKDMEVCMRAKNNAWVIAKLTRGKELYMVLEKVSETILCATDAVEKFSDSRYCNGVFSLD
- the LOC113716967 gene encoding vacuolar fusion protein CCZ1 homolog B-like isoform X2 produces the protein MGMSSASTAGDTLKLCVFDLRRGQTEGQELDKILFFYPADLAFSTQLSVIGLSEGLITFTRIFSPEAACEVIEAEMHSHVFYEAEPDIWMIMVVEKSKELEAIWRIDALRAVLKEVHSLFVMFHGSIRALLDKEPAGGLIRTHLYYFIMDYLSAFEKRSPFDCCCWDFLAVKKLQLPNFRESLTERGTVQMLTVGREAALEVQSLVKALESSAGSMQCHSLIMYQDLLVSSTLSPDDTVNLFTYAVLRLSPRALSSGVSSWSYLRKGNIAPGVSSGPMLSNSGSALDHSNVSSETSRVGDRQYNALRPLKHDKWSRGKDGFLVADVWGAEVDSSACSSPTILLHQTTERMYLCAYQYRSLTLIFLIPVTSIVSEEQGISLMKQQIIENASLKIIKVEEKLSRGWGGENAYHVSGYRYLLVDGNRCISRATPPGKVTTLAKESLIALSKVREEVDLEKSRLKCDGAGREKDMEVCMRAKNNAWVIAKLTRGKELYMVLEKVSETILCATDAVEKFSDRYCNGVFSLD